The Triticum urartu cultivar G1812 chromosome 5, Tu2.1, whole genome shotgun sequence genome contains the following window.
CACAAAATTCAGTGCAAACCCAAAACAAAAGAGAAATCATTAAAGCTAATCTCTCATTACTGGTAGAACACACGCTCTGCAATCCACTCCTATGAACATGTAGTGCCATCCAAACACAAACCTATTTGCTTCCTGTGTACCTATTTATAGCTTCTGTCACTCTTCTCTATCTACATGGCAAAGTGCTTATGCTCAGTGTCTGATACGGCCAGGGTTTGGGTTGCCAACGAAGTAGGCAAGAACCCCTACCAAGGGAGCATTGATGTACGTAGTCGGTTCAGATTTCCTGTAATCAGCGCGGTCGTCCCCATAAGCATCATCCTCCCCTGGCCCGCCGACGATGGCGCCGACCAACGGGTTAGGGTTCGGGCTAGACGAGTCGTAGTAAGGCGTGCCGTCTTTGCACGCCATGCGCTCCGGGTGGTCCTTGATCGACGGCAGAGATGACCCTCGGTGGTGGATCCGCTGAGGATACCGGTCGCCGTACCCGACCATGTACGACATTTTCATCGGGTTGTCTCCTAGCAGATAATCTATCTGAAAACCGGCAATGCAGGTGAAGTTAGAAAGTTCAGTGTTCAAGTTCAACCAGTCAATGTGGTGAAGTTAGAATGCTATACCTGTTTTTTGGCCTGAAGCCGGAGGGTGTCTGGACCGACTGAAATGTCGCCGCAGTTGACAGTGTGAGAGGACTTCGTGAGGTACTTGGCGTAGGTCAGGAGCAGGAAGGAAATGGAGGTGACATGCTGCATGTTGCTGCCTCCAGGCTTGTAGATCATGCCGCCGGGCGTGTACTGGATGTGCGGCGACGACGACTCCGGGATGAGCGTGCAGATGAAGCTGTCCGCGGACTCCTTGTAGGACTGCATGGACAGCGCCTCGCCTTCTATGAATTCCTGCAAAGTGCAGACCAAACCAGTCACTCATGTGTTATGTTAATTTGGTAGCAGAGGTTGTGTTCAGAAATGAAACAAGGTTGATGGGAGCAGTTTCTGAACCTTGGATATAAGGACATTGAGGCCGGCGTGCTTGTTGTCCCAACCAAACTCGTTGATGCTGTCCTCTGCTCCGAGGGTCTTGCCGTTGTTCTGGATGTACTCCCGGAATGTGTCGTCCCCGGACGCCCTCCGCAGCCACGCCGCGCCCCACAGCAGCTCATCCTGCCAAGAATGTCAGCTTGATCAGTTCTGGAAGTCACATTGTTGTGAATATTGTGATTTTGGAGTGTGTGAGAACAGAGCTTCTTTTAGGATGAAACATTTGCTTCTACTAGTTCAGAAATGCATGGGCCTATCTGATGATGTAATGTCTGAAGGTGATCAACCTGAATTACTAGACAGTCCAATTCTGGAAGTTCAGAGATAGAAACTTTGATGCTGCTAACGACACAACACTTACTTATGGTGTACTAATACTCTTTTGGCATTTTGAACTGTTATTCTTGTGCTGAATTATGTAAGCTAATGTCTGTTATTTTAGAAAACCCTGATGTCTTGTTATCAGAGGTTCAGAGAACTCTGCAAGTGCAGTGGTAGAAACTGTGTTTTGTTTGCTCTTATAATTCCTTTGTGACTGTCTTTTGTTGCTGTTATTCTGGTGCTAACAAAGCTTAAAAacattattaacttcgcatcaAGGTACCAAAGTAGCAATGCTGCGACACAAAACATTGTAAACCTGCCCTGTTTCTTCTGGTCAGGCAAATGCAACCTGCCCAGAAAAATGGCTACACCTATATGTTAACCTGCCCTGTTTTTCTGTATGACGCATTGCGCCGTGCCTGTCCCCAACTTATATTAGCCTCACTGCAACACGATGTGATCAAGCTCCATCGTTTCTCGTGATCAAGCAGAGGTCAGGTCCTCACGTAGCTGGAggaggaagagaggcaagaggcTGACCTGGTATCCGTTGAAGTCGCAGTAGAAGGGGCAGCCGCCGGCTCTGAGATCCATGTCGTCGCTGTAGGCGCCCCTGTGCGAGTCGGCGAACTCGAACGCCTTCTTGGCGCTGTCGAGCAGCAGCTCGGCGTACTCCCGGTCGCCGTCGCGGAACACCATGGACGCCGcggccagcgccgccgccgtctccccgGCCACCTCCGACCCCGGCCGCCCCGCGCTGACGTTGTACACCGTGCGCTCCGTGTCCATGTCCTCCGGCCTCTCCCAGCATTCGTGGTCCTTCCACGGGTCCCCCACCTGCATCATACACAATGCCGGTCACTCTCGTGCGCGTACGGCGGCGTGCTCTGCCGCGGCATGGCATTGGGGGTGCAATGTGGGCGGCGTGCGCGCGCGCTTGCCTGCATGAAGATGACGCCGGGGTGGGCGAGGGTCTTGAGGAGGTAGTCGGTGCCCCAGCGCACGGCGTCGGCGGCGTGGCGGCGCTCCTCGCGCGGCATGTCGTCGCCGAACTCGAGGACGCTCCAGGAGAGCATGGTGGTGGTGAAGGCCATGGGGAAGCCGAACTTGACGTTGTCGCCGGCGTCGTAGTACCCGCCCTCCAGGTCGACCCCGGCGCCCGCCGCCCTGCCGTCCGACACGCCGGAGTCGCCCCGCCACGCCGCGCGCTGGCCCTCCGGCAGCCGCCCGGACCGCTGCCCCTCGAAGAAGAGGATGCACTTGGCCAGCGCGTCGCGGTAGTCGTGCCCGCCCCGCTTCCACGGccacgacgccgacgccgacgccgagaCGGCGCACAGTGCCACTAGTAGGACGCGCACGCGCAAGTGGTGGGCGGGGACAGAGGCCATTTCGAGCTCACTCACACTCACTCACTCCCTCCCTACTGGACACTAGACCAGGCCGCTCTGCTAGATAGAGCACGTGAATGGCGATCGGTGCATCCTCTCCCCGTATTTGGCGCGTATTTATAGGCCTTCCCCAACGGTGTAAGCCCGCTCGCCCGCTCGTGCCGTCTGCCACTGTGGAGTGACTGACGAAATCTGGGGCGAGGTTTCATCGGAGTAAATTCACGCACGGTGGAAACCGCCGGCGATGAATGCACGCTCATCCGTAGCTCCCAGAGGAATAAATCCATGCCGCATATGTGGATCCATGAATGGGTTGGAGATATACCACTTATACACATAATGCAGCCGACCGAATTTAACGTGGATTGGGAGGGTTAAAGGACAAGGGTGGGGGGTCACGGGAGGGGGTGGTAAGGAGAGGTGAGGCCAAAGTTTTTTTAGGGTTCTTCATGGACGACACGGGCGGACAGCAGCTAGCTCGGTCGCAGCGTGGTCACATGCACCGGTTAAGGAGTGTAGGGCCGGCTCGGCGGTTGGAATCCTACATGGAGTGGAGTGGTGGTATTCCT
Protein-coding sequences here:
- the LOC125556479 gene encoding endoglucanase 23-like, encoding MASVPAHHLRVRVLLVALCAVSASASASWPWKRGGHDYRDALAKCILFFEGQRSGRLPEGQRAAWRGDSGVSDGRAAGAGVDLEGGYYDAGDNVKFGFPMAFTTTMLSWSVLEFGDDMPREERRHAADAVRWGTDYLLKTLAHPGVIFMQVGDPWKDHECWERPEDMDTERTVYNVSAGRPGSEVAGETAAALAAASMVFRDGDREYAELLLDSAKKAFEFADSHRGAYSDDMDLRAGGCPFYCDFNGYQDELLWGAAWLRRASGDDTFREYIQNNGKTLGAEDSINEFGWDNKHAGLNVLISKEFIEGEALSMQSYKESADSFICTLIPESSSPHIQYTPGGMIYKPGGSNMQHVTSISFLLLTYAKYLTKSSHTVNCGDISVGPDTLRLQAKKQIDYLLGDNPMKMSYMVGYGDRYPQRIHHRGSSLPSIKDHPERMACKDGTPYYDSSSPNPNPLVGAIVGGPGEDDAYGDDRADYRKSEPTTYINAPLVGVLAYFVGNPNPGRIRH